The following nucleotide sequence is from Saccharothrix texasensis.
CAACGCGCTCTCCCGCGTGGAGACCGGCAAGCAGTCCACTTCGGACGCTTTCGACGAGGCGGTCCGGGAAGCGCGGGACGCGGCCAAGTGACGGTCGCACCGGAACGGGCGGCGGCGGGGCGGGGCACGTCGCCCGCCCCGCCGCCGCCGCGACGCCTCTCGTGGCGGGACAAGCTCGGCCGGCTCGACACGAAGTACACGCCGTACGCGATCATCGCGCCGTTCTTCGTGGTGTTCGGGGTCTTCGGCCTGTACCCGCTGCTCCACACCGCGTGGGTCTCGCTGCACGACTGGCAGCTCATCGACGGCGACCAGGGCTTCACCGGCTTGGCCAACTACGCCGAACTGCTGTCGGACGGGCACTTCTGGAACGCGCTGGGCAACACGGTCAGCCTGTTCCTGCTCTCCACGATCCCGCAGCTGTTCGCCGCGCTCGGCCTGGCCACCCTGCTGGACCGGGGCCTGCGCGGCCGGGCGTTCTGGCGCGCGGGCGTGCTGCTGCCGAACGTGATCTCGGTGGCCGCGGTGGCGCTGGTGTTCGCGCAGCTCTTCGGCCGCGACTTCGGCGTCGTCAACGCCCTGCTCGGCGTCGTCGGCGTCGACCCGGTGGACTGGCGCGCCGAGACGTGGGCGTCCCACCTGGCGATCAGCTCGATGGTGGTGTGGCGCTGGACCGGCTACAACGCGCTGATCTACCTGGCCGCGATGCAGTCGGTGCCCAAGGACATGTACGAGTCGGCGATGCTGGACGGCGCGTCGCGCCTGCGGGTGTTCTGGTCGATCACCGTGCCGAGCATCCGGCCGACGATCCTGTTCACCGTCATCGTGTCGACGATCGGCGGGATGCAGCTGTTCGTGGAGCCGCAGCTGTTCGACCCGGGCGGCACGGCCACCGGCACCGGCGGCGACGACCGGCAGTTCCAGACCTTGGTGATGTACCTGTACGAGAAGGGCTTCCGGTTGTTCGACGCGGGTTACTCCTCGGCCATCGCGTGGGTGCTGTTCCTGGTGATCCTGGTGGTCGCGGTCGTGAACTTCGCGGTGGCGCGGCGCATCGCGTCGAAGGGGTGAGGCCGGTGACCGCGACGCGCCACACCCGTTCCGGGCCGATCGCCTACGCGCTGCTGGTGGTGATCCTGGTCGCGTCGGTGTTCCCGCTGTACTACTCGTTCCTCATCGCGAGCAAGGACAACTCCGCGCTGGGCGACGCGGTGCCGTCGCTGGTGCCGGGCGGGAACCTGTTCGACAACCTGACCAGGGTGTTCGACACCGTCGACTTCTGGCTCGCCATGCAGAACTCGATGGTGGTGGCGGGCACGGTGGCGATCAGCAACGTCGTGCTGGGCACGCTGGCCGGGTTCGCGTTCGCCCGGCTGCGGTTCCGCGGCGGCAACTCGCTGTTCCTGGTCGTGGTCGGCACCTCGATGGTGCCGACGCAGCTGGGCGTCATCCCGCTCTACATGCTGATGTCGGACCTCGACTGGTACGGCACCCTCCAGGCGGTGATCGTGCCCGCGCTGATCGGCGCGTTCTCGGTGTTCTGGATGCGGCAGGCGTGCGAGGAGTCCGTGCCGCACGAGCTGGTCGAGGCGGCCCGGGTGGACGGCTGCTCGGTGCTGCGGACGTTCTGGCACGTGGCGTTCCCGGCGGTGCGCCCGCAGGCGGCGGTGATGGGCATGTTCACGTTCATGACCGCGTGGAACGACTTCTTCTGGCCGCTGATCGTGCTCGATCCCAACGACAGCCCCACGGTGCAGGTGGCATTGTCGACGTTGGCCAGCGGTTACTACACGGACTACTCGCTCATGCTCTCCGGCGCGTCGCTCGCGGTGCTGCCGGTGGTGGGGATCTTCATCCTGCTGGCGCGACAGATCGTCGGCGGGATCATGCAGGGCGCTGTGAAGGGGTGAACTCGTACATGACGACAACCGACCCGGACACCGAGGTCCGGCGGGACGTGCTGCGCTTCCCACCGGGCTTCCTGTGGGGAGCGGCGACGGCGTCCTTCCAGATCGAGGGTGCGACGACGGCGGACGGCCGCGGCCCCTCGATCTGGGACACGTTCGCGGCCACGCCGGGCGCGGTGCTCGGCGGCGACACCGGTGACCCGGCGTGCGACCACTACCACCGCTACCCCTCCGACGTGGAGCTGATGGCGGAGCTGGGGCTGGGCGCGTACCGGTTCTCGCTGGCGTGGCCGCGCATCCAGCCGGTCGGCGCGGGCCGGGTCGAGCCGAGGGGGCTGGCGTTCTACGACCGGCTGGTGGACGAGCTGCTCAGCCGGGAGATCGAGCCCGTGGTCACGCTGTACCACTGGGACCTGCCGCAGGCGTTGGAGGACAACGGCGGGTGGCGCAACCGCGACACCGCCTACCGGTTCGCCGAGTACGCCGCGCTGGCCCACGAGCACCTGGGCGACCGGGTGCGGCAGTGGACCACGCTGAACGAGCCGTGGTGCTCGGCGTTCCTCGGGTACGCCAACGGCATCCACGCGCCCGGGGTGGTCGACCCGAAGGCGTCGCTGGAGGCCGCCCACCACCTCCTGCTCGGGCACGGCCTGGCCGTGCAGGTGATGCGGGACCAGGCGCCGGACGACCACGAGCTCTCCATCGTGCTGAACTTCTGCGCCCTGACGGTGGACGACGACTCGCAGCTCGACGCGGCGCGCAAGGTCGACGGCCTGCAGAACCGCCTGTTCCTCGACCCGCTGGCCGGTCGCGGCTACCCGCGGGACGTCGTCGAGGACACCGCGTGGCTGGGTGACTGGACGGCCGTGGTGCGCGAGGGCGACCTGGAGGTGATCGCCTCGCCGATCGACTGGATGGGCGTGAACTACTACGCCCCGACCCGCGTCGCCGCCACGGCCGACCCGCTGGAGGTGAGCGGCGGGCCGTTCCCGGGTCTGCGCGGGGTCGAGTTCCTGCCGGCGCGCGGCGAGGTGACCGGGTTCGGCTGGGAGGTCGACGCGACCGGCCTCACCGCGTTGCTGGAACGCCTCCAGCGCGAGGTCGGCCTGCCGCTGTTCGTCACGGAGAACGGCTCGGCGTTCCCGGACGTGGTCGAGGACGGCGAGGTGGTGGACGAGGAGCGCACCCGGTACCTGGTGGACCACCTGCGCGCGGTGCACCGGGCCGTCGAGGCGGGTATCGACGTGCGCGGGTACTTCGCCTGGTCGCTGCTGGACAACTTCGAGTGGGCGGCGGGGTACAGCCAGCGGTTCGGCATCGTGCACGTGGACTACGACACCCAGGTGCGCACGGTGAAGCGGAGCGGCAGGACGCTGGCCGGGGTGATCGGCGCCAACGCCGTCCCGGCCGCCGGGCACGACCTGCCGTGACCTGTCGGTCGGGGGCCGCATGTCGCCGCGGCGGCCCCCGCCCGGCGCTCACCCGCCCGCGGCCGGCCCCGTGCCGGCCCGACCTGTCCCGCTACGCGGACTCGCGGCGGACCAGCGTGGTGGGCAGGACCTCGCGGCGCGCCCGGATCGTCTCGCCGCGCAGCAGCCGCAGCAGGTGGGTCACCATGTGGCGGACCTGCGCGCTGGTGTCCTGCCGCACGCTCGTCAACGAGGGCGTGGTGTGCGGCGCGATCATCGGGTGGTCGTCGAACCCCACGATGGCCACGTCCTCCGGCACCCGCTTGCCCGCCTCGCGCACCGCGTCCAGCACACCGGCCGCCATGTGGTCCGACGCGACGAACACCGCGTCCAGGTCCGGCACGCGGCCCAGCAGCGCCTCCATCGCCTTCTTGCCGCCCTCGCGGGAGAAACCGCCGTCGGCCGTCATCAACGCCGCGGTCTCGTCGTCCGCGCCGACCGCCGTGCGCCACCCGGCCAGCCGGTCCATCGCCGAGTGCTCGTCGAGCGGACCGGTCACCGAGACGATCTTCTTGCGCCCCAACGAGATCAGGTGCTCGGTGGCGAGCAGGCCGCCGCCCTCGTTGTCGTGGTCGACGGTGTGCAGCCCGCGCAGCGAGCCCCACGGCCGGCCCGCGTACACCACCGGCAGCGGCAGCTTGCGCGCCACCGTCGGCAGCTGGTCGCCCTTGTGCGGCGCGAACAACAACGCGCCGTCCACGTGCCCGCCCGCCAGGAACCGCTCGGCGCGGGCCTGGTCCTGCGTCGAGTGCACCAGCATGAGCACCATCTGCACGTCCGCGTCGGCCAGCGACCGCGCCGCCGAGCGGATCAGCCACGCGAAGTGGGGGTCGTCGAAGATCTTCGGCTCGGGCTCGGAGAACACCACCGCCACCGCGCCGGAACGCCTGGTCACGAGCGCCCGCGCGGCCTGGTTCGGCTGGTAGCCCAGCTCCATCACCGCCGCCGTGACCGCCTCGTGCGCCTCCGGGCTCACCCTGGGCGACGCGTTGAGCACCCGCGACGCCGTCGCACGGGAGACGCCGGCCTTGGCCGCCACGTCCTCCAACGTGGGCCGCGCGCCTGAGTGCGATTGAACCGACACGAGCACCACTCCTCGACGATCGCGCTACGAACCCAGCTTAGCCGGAGGCGACCTGCCGGGAAGCGCTCTCAAGACGACCCGGACCGGTGACGGGCGAACCGCCGGTGGCGACCGCGACCCGCAGCAACCCGTCCTCGCGGCGCACCGAAGTCGGCAGCCCCGCGCGGGCCGCGGTGCGCACCAGACCGGTCTCCGCCGGCAGGCACCAGCCGACCAGCTCCCGGTACCCGGCCGCCCGCGCCGCGCCGGCCAGCGAGCCGAGCAGCGCGGTGCCCACCCCGCGGCCCTGCCACTCGTCCTCCACCAGCAACGACACCTCGGCGCAGTCGGGGCTGGACGTCGGGATCAGCTGCCCCAGGGCGACCACCCGGTCCGCGCACTGCGCCACCGCGGTGCTGCCGCGCGGCGGGGTGAGCAGCCGGTGCAGCCACCGCCTCGGCACGGTCCGCAGGCCCGAGTGGTACCGGCTGAACAGGGTGCCCATCGAGCAGCGGGAGTGCAGCTCGGCGAGCGCCTCCTCGTCGCCGGCGCGGCCGGCCCGCAGCACGAGCGCCATGCCGTCGTCGGTCAGCAGCGCGGTCGGCCGGGGCTCCGCCGCGCCGGCCGCGGCCAGCAGGTCGATCAACGCCTGCCCCCGGGCCAGCTCGACCTGCGTGAACGGCGACCAGCCGCGCTTGACGGTGTAGGCCGGCGCCTCCTCCGGCGCCGCGGGCCCGCCCGCCCGGAAGTCGACCTCGCGGTGGGGTGCGGGTCGGGTCTCGGGGGCGGCGCCGGGCTCGGCGGGCTTGACGACCACCGAATCGGCCCCCATCACGACGCGCAGGGCCTCGCCGACGGCGTTCGGGTCGCGCAGCGCCAGCGCGGCGGCGCGCAACGCCGCCGTCGGCGCGTCGACCAGGTCGCGCAGGTCGGCGGCCGTGATGCCCACGCACCGGCCGCCCTCCGCGCGCACCGCGTCCACCAGGTCCGCGGGCAGCAGACCGGGCGCGGCCTGGACCACGAGCTCGTCCAGCACACCGCCGGGCACCGGGATCACGGACAGCGCCAGCACGTTGCAGTCCTGGTGCGCCAGCCGGATGGTCACCCGGGCCAGGGCGCCGGGACTGTCGTCCAGCTCGACGCGCAGCCGCCAGGTGTTCGGTGTGGTGTCCATGCGACCAGGCTGGACGGCCCAGGTTGCGGCGCGGGGACGCGGGCGTTTCGGCGACGTGAGGTATGGCCCTCCGGCGCTCAGTCCCGGCAGTGCGGTGGCGGCAGCGGGTTGAGCGGGCTGCACGGCCACTCGGTGTTCTTCACCGTCGTGGTCGTGGTGGTCGTCGGCGGCGCCTCGGTCGACGTCTCCGGTGGCGGCGGCGCGGCCGGTGGTGGCGTCGTCGTCGTGGTGGTCCGGACCGCGGTGGTCGAGCTCGCCGGCGACGAGATGGCGTCCGCGGTGGCGGAACTCGGCGGCGTGGTGACGCTGCTGGTCGTCGGCCGATCGGTGATCCACGTCGAGGCGGGGGTATCGGCCTGCTGCTCGTCGGTCACCCCGTCGAGGTACACCCCGAGGAGGACACCGACCAGCGCCGACGCCGCCACGGCCAAGCCGCACGTGGCCCACAGCACCCGCACAGCAAGCCTCCTAACAGAACGCACTTGTGGCGCAACGGTGAGCGGCTGAACAGTACAGCCCGCCGGACCCGTCTCACCCGACCCAGTGCACCTCGGTCGGGTCCGTCATCCGGTCCACCTCGTTGAGCACGGTTTTCCGTGCCGCAGCGGACAACGAGCGGAACGGCTCGACGGTGACGGCCACCGGCCGCCCCTGCGCTCCTGCGACCAGACGCCGGCGAGCATTCCGTTCACCATGAGTACGGGAGACAGCCATCCCTGCGGTCGGTACACCATTTCGGGTGTCCCACCATCGAGAAGGTGCGTGGCGTGACGTGTTGCCGCGACGACGTACTGGTCGAACGCCGGCAGCAGCCGCGCGGTCTTCACCGGCTCCGCCGCGCGCAGTCCCGCGACGTCCTCCGCCCGCGCCCAGTGCGGCGCGCCCTCGACGTCGACGGGCTCGACCCGGTCGCCGAGCGCGGTGAACACCCGCCCGCCGCCGGCCGGGCTCACACCCACCAGCGCGCTAAGTCCTCCCTGGTCGCGGGTCCCTGCTGGGCCAGGAACCGCAACGCGATCTCCTCGACCGCGCCCGCCCCCGCCGCCGCCGGGTCGACCTCGAGCCACGTGCGCGGCGCGGTGAACCGGACGAACCGGCCCTCGCCCGGCCCGAACAGCAGCCTGCCCTGGAACGACGCGGGCTTGAGGTACGCGCCCCAGCTCTCCCGCAGCTTCTCGCCGATGTGCGCGGACGTGCGCGCGGCGACCTCGTCGGCCGGCTCGGCGCGGGTCAGCACGCGGTCCGCCAACGCCTCGCCCACCGCGTCGACCAGCGCGGTCGGCTCCTCGGCGCTGAGGTGGAAGTTCCGCAGCCACACCGGCTCGAGGTAGTGCCGGTAGGTGGCGAACCCGGCCTGCCAGAGCGGGTACCCGGCGGCGGGCAGCAGGTGCAGCGTGCCGCGCGTCGACCACGTCTTGACCAGCGTGCGGTCGGTCCACAGCGCCCGGTCGACGGCGTCGTCCGCGAGCCCGTCGACGCGTGCGCTCAACGTCGCCTCGGCCGAGGGCATGAGCTGCGCGTGCAGCCCGCACAGCCGCGAGACCACCTCCCACGCCTCGCCGGCCGGTCGCCGGGCGTCGAGGAAGTGCCTGCGGGTGCGCCAC
It contains:
- a CDS encoding carbohydrate ABC transporter permease, which encodes MIAPFFVVFGVFGLYPLLHTAWVSLHDWQLIDGDQGFTGLANYAELLSDGHFWNALGNTVSLFLLSTIPQLFAALGLATLLDRGLRGRAFWRAGVLLPNVISVAAVALVFAQLFGRDFGVVNALLGVVGVDPVDWRAETWASHLAISSMVVWRWTGYNALIYLAAMQSVPKDMYESAMLDGASRLRVFWSITVPSIRPTILFTVIVSTIGGMQLFVEPQLFDPGGTATGTGGDDRQFQTLVMYLYEKGFRLFDAGYSSAIAWVLFLVILVVAVVNFAVARRIASKG
- a CDS encoding carbohydrate ABC transporter permease → MTATRHTRSGPIAYALLVVILVASVFPLYYSFLIASKDNSALGDAVPSLVPGGNLFDNLTRVFDTVDFWLAMQNSMVVAGTVAISNVVLGTLAGFAFARLRFRGGNSLFLVVVGTSMVPTQLGVIPLYMLMSDLDWYGTLQAVIVPALIGAFSVFWMRQACEESVPHELVEAARVDGCSVLRTFWHVAFPAVRPQAAVMGMFTFMTAWNDFFWPLIVLDPNDSPTVQVALSTLASGYYTDYSLMLSGASLAVLPVVGIFILLARQIVGGIMQGAVKG
- a CDS encoding GH1 family beta-glucosidase; the encoded protein is MTTTDPDTEVRRDVLRFPPGFLWGAATASFQIEGATTADGRGPSIWDTFAATPGAVLGGDTGDPACDHYHRYPSDVELMAELGLGAYRFSLAWPRIQPVGAGRVEPRGLAFYDRLVDELLSREIEPVVTLYHWDLPQALEDNGGWRNRDTAYRFAEYAALAHEHLGDRVRQWTTLNEPWCSAFLGYANGIHAPGVVDPKASLEAAHHLLLGHGLAVQVMRDQAPDDHELSIVLNFCALTVDDDSQLDAARKVDGLQNRLFLDPLAGRGYPRDVVEDTAWLGDWTAVVREGDLEVIASPIDWMGVNYYAPTRVAATADPLEVSGGPFPGLRGVEFLPARGEVTGFGWEVDATGLTALLERLQREVGLPLFVTENGSAFPDVVEDGEVVDEERTRYLVDHLRAVHRAVEAGIDVRGYFAWSLLDNFEWAAGYSQRFGIVHVDYDTQVRTVKRSGRTLAGVIGANAVPAAGHDLP
- a CDS encoding LacI family DNA-binding transcriptional regulator, with amino-acid sequence MSVQSHSGARPTLEDVAAKAGVSRATASRVLNASPRVSPEAHEAVTAAVMELGYQPNQAARALVTRRSGAVAVVFSEPEPKIFDDPHFAWLIRSAARSLADADVQMVLMLVHSTQDQARAERFLAGGHVDGALLFAPHKGDQLPTVARKLPLPVVYAGRPWGSLRGLHTVDHDNEGGGLLATEHLISLGRKKIVSVTGPLDEHSAMDRLAGWRTAVGADDETAALMTADGGFSREGGKKAMEALLGRVPDLDAVFVASDHMAAGVLDAVREAGKRVPEDVAIVGFDDHPMIAPHTTPSLTSVRQDTSAQVRHMVTHLLRLLRGETIRARREVLPTTLVRRESA
- a CDS encoding GNAT family N-acetyltransferase codes for the protein MDTTPNTWRLRVELDDSPGALARVTIRLAHQDCNVLALSVIPVPGGVLDELVVQAAPGLLPADLVDAVRAEGGRCVGITAADLRDLVDAPTAALRAAALALRDPNAVGEALRVVMGADSVVVKPAEPGAAPETRPAPHREVDFRAGGPAAPEEAPAYTVKRGWSPFTQVELARGQALIDLLAAAGAAEPRPTALLTDDGMALVLRAGRAGDEEALAELHSRCSMGTLFSRYHSGLRTVPRRWLHRLLTPPRGSTAVAQCADRVVALGQLIPTSSPDCAEVSLLVEDEWQGRGVGTALLGSLAGAARAAGYRELVGWCLPAETGLVRTAARAGLPTSVRREDGLLRVAVATGGSPVTGPGRLESASRQVASG